Below is a window of Senegalia massiliensis DNA.
TTTGGTAATTTATCACATTTATCACATCTAGATGGAGTTATCCAATCTGTAAAAGATACACTATCTAATTCATATATATCTGGTGGCTGCTCATATACATCTACAAAGTCATCTATTGCTTCAGTTAAATGTTCATTACATACAACATACATATAATCACTCCAGTAATTTATATTATATTAATTATATTATAACCTATTTTCATAAAAATAATTATATTGTTAAAAGACCTGACAAAATTTTGCCAAGTCTTTTATTTTTATTCATCTGGTGCTTTGTCAAATTTTATATTTATCTTTTCTGTCTTACCATTTCTTATTATTTCCATTTCTGCACTATCACCTGGTTTGTAATTATATAGAGCTTTCCTAAGTGTTGAAAATCCAGTAATTTCAGTATCACCGATTTTAGTTAATACATCATTTTGTTGAAGCCCTGACTTTGAAGCAGGTGAATTAGGAACTACTTCTATAACTACAAATCCTTTTTCTGCTTGTATATCTAATCCTAAAGCTTTTTCATATTTATCTACTTCTAATCCATTTATTCCTATAAAAGCCATCTTAAATTCTCCATCAGAAAGTACTTGTTCTATTATAGGTTTTGCTATATTTATAGGTACAGAAAAACCTAGTCCTTCTGCTGATTGAATTTTAGCTGTATTTATTCCTATTACTTTTCCTTCACTATTTAATAATGCACCTCCACTATTTCCAGGGTTAATTGATGCATCTGTCTGAATTAAATTTTCCATCATTACATTTTCAGAAGATATAGTTCTATCTAAACCACTTATTACTCCAGAAGTTACTGTTCTTTGAAATTGAAGTCCTAATGGATTTCCTATTGCTATTGCTTGTTCTCCCACTATAAGATCATCTGAATTTCCTAACTCAGCTGCCGGTAAATTAGTTTCATTAACCTTTATAATAGCAAGGTCAAGTGTTGAATCTTGCCATAATACATTTGCGTTAGTTTTTGAACCATCTGCAAATTGAACTGTTATTTTATCTGCATTACCACCATCTATTACATGAGAATTTGTAAGAATATATCCATTACTATCAACTATTACTCCTGATCCTACACCTTGAAGTGGTACTTCATTTCCAAAGAAATTTTGTTGGGTAGTTGTAGTTGTAATCCCTACTACTGAATCCATTGCTTTTTTTGCTACTGCTGAAACAGTATTAATATCATCTTTGGTATTTATCTTTATAGTTTCATTTCCTGTTTTATTTGTATTACCATCATTTGTTTCAGGATAAGGTATAATGTTGCCATATAAATATGTTGGAGCAACATATGCTACAACAAATCCTCCAATAAGAGCTGCCACTAAAGCTACTAACATATAAGAAAAAAAGCCACCTTTACTTTTCTTCTCTTTATATACTACTTGTTTTTCTTTAGTAGGACCCATTGGACTATGCCATTGTCTTTTTTCTTCTTTGATTTCATTGTTATATTCTTCGTTGGTGTATTCATCATTGTTATGTTCATTATTGTTATATTCATCACTCATAATTTTTCCTCCTTATTAAACTATACAAAGTTCAGTGGGATCATGGCGATCTGCTACTTGTAATTGTATGTCTTTGTTTAGCTTTATACCCTTTTCAGTCATTATGTTAACAACTGTTTGATATGCTAACTCAGGAAAGTTATTTTCTCTACTTAAATGTCCTAAAAATATCCTTTGAAATTTATCTAAAAATAATTCTGATATCAAATTTCCTGCATCTTCATTTGATAAATGACCATCTTGAGATAGTATTCTTTTCTTTAAATAATATGGATAGCTTCCTATTTTTAACATCTGAATATCATGGTTTGATTCCAACATTAATAAGTTTGAATCTTTGATTTTTGACTTTATATTTTCTGTTATTATTCCAGTATCCGTTACTATACTTACCTTTTTATTTTTATGATTCAAACTATATCCTAAAGAATCAGCTGCATCATGACTTGTGCTAAAACTATCTATATTTATATCTCCTATTTCAAAACTATTGTTACTACCAATTATTCTAATATTTTGTTCGTCTAATTTACCTAAATACTCTTTCATAGCTTCCCAAGTATTATTATTTGCATATATTGGTATATTAAACCTTCTAGATAATATTCCTACTCCCTTTATATGGTCTTTATGTTCATGAGTAACTAGTATACCATTTAATTTTGTTGGATCTGCACCAATTGATAATAAACCATTTTGTATCTTTTTACCACTTAATCCAGCATCTATTATTATATTTGTTTTATCTGTTTCTACGTATTGACAATTGCCACTGCTCCCACTAGCTATTGAACAAAATCTTAAACTCATTTATATCACTCCGTATTTACAATATTTATTTTATCTTAGGTTTGTGATGAATATGTGATGAATATATTTTTATTTTAAAAATTTTATTACATTTAAAACTTGTATAGCCACTCCTATTGGTAAAGAGTTTTCATCTATATTAAATCTATCACTATGTCCATCATATATTATATCTTTTTTCTCATTTCTACATCCTAGTCTGAAAAATGCACCATCTGTATCTTTTAAAAAATATGAAAAATCTTCAACTCCAAGACTAGGACTATCTATTGTTATAACATTTTTTTCTCCTAATAACTGATTTACACTCTCTCTTACTAAGTTTACCATGTTATCACTATTTATTAAAGACATATATCCTTCTTCCCTTATAAATTTTCCTTTTCCTCCCATTGTTTTTGGAATATTTTCTACTATATCTTTTATATTGGTAAGAGCTACATCTCTAGTTTTAGGCGATAATGTCCTAAGTGTACCTTTCATATTGACTGAATTTGAGATGATATTATGAGCTGTTCCTCCATTTATTTGTCCTATGGATATTACTGCTGAATCAATAGGGCTTACTTTTCTACTTACTATAGTTTGAAGTGCATTTATAACTTGAGATGCTATTACAATACTGTCTACTCCACTATGAGGATAAGCACCATGTGTACTTTCACCAAAAATTTGTATGTTTAATGTATCAGATGATGCATTCATTTTTCCATATTTTATACCTATTTTCCCAACAGGTATTTCTGGAGCCATATGAAGCCCAAATACTGCATCTACTTTTGGATTCTCCATTATCCCTTCTTTTATCATTCGTTCTGCGCCACCTATAGTTTCTTCTGCTGGTTGAAATATAAGTTTTATATTTCCCTTTATTTCCTCTTTCATTTCTACTAATATCTTTGCTACACCAAGTAATATTGTCATATGAGCATCATGTCCACATGCATGCATTTTTCCATCTATTTTAGATTTATATTCTACATTATTTCTTTCAAATATAGGTAAAGCATCCATATCTGCTCTAAGGGCTATGGTTTTCCCTTTATGATTACCTCTTATAATACCTACTACTCCAGTATCTGCAACTTCATTTTTATATTCAATATTTAACTCTTCTAATATATTACATATTTTATTCATTGTTCTATATTCTTCTATGCCAAGTTCTGGATACATATGAAAATCCCTTCGTACACTTATTAACCAATCCTTTATATCTTGGGATTTCTTTATTATATTATTCATGACTTATTACCTGTTCTATTATTTTTAGTTTTAAATTATTGGCATCTATCTCTATTTTTGCTCCAAGTGGCAATGTAATATTTGGAGTGCAATGTCCTGATTTTATATTATATACTATAGGAATATCTAAAGGACTTAACATCTCCTCAAACACTTCCATAAGACTCTGATCTCCTTCATCTTCTTTTATACAATTATTAAAGTCTCCTAAAATTACACCTTTAAGACCATCTAATTTCCCTGCAAGTTTTATTTGTCTTAGCATTCTATCAACTTTAAATGTATATTCTCCAATGTCTTCAATAAATAATATTTTATCTTCCGTATATATTTCATAGGGAGTTCCTATTGTACCAGTTAGAAGTGCCAAATTACCTCCAGTGAGTATTCCAGATGATTTGCCTTTGGATAACATTTTTATTTTCTCATCCTTTGGATTAATTATTTCCATCTCATCTTTACCAGTTATAAGTATCTCTTCTAAGGACTTAAATGAAAAATCATCTAATCCATCTTTCATATCACTTACTGTCATAGGACCATGGAATGTTATTAAATTAGAGTTATTATTTATAGCTATGTGCAGAGCTGTTATATCACTATATCCCATAAATATCTTTGGATTTTGTTTTATCATTTCATAATCTATTTTTTCTAAAATTCTATGAACTCCGTATCCACCTCTTATGCAGAATATAGCATCTACTTCTTTATCTTTAAACATAGTATTAATTCCTCTTGCTCTATCATCATCTTCTCCTGCAAAACAATAATATTTCGAATAAATATTATTTGCCAATTTCACTTTAAATCCTAATCCCTTTAGGAAGTTTATAGATTTATTTATATCTTTCTTTAACGCATAACTTGCCGGAGCAACTAATCCTATTGTGTCACCTTTTTTTAAAGCTTTTGGTTTTATCATATTTACACCTTCCTTATTAAGATTTTATACAATAAAAAAGGACCGAAGTCCTATTTCATTTAAAACATTAAATTTGTTACCAATACTGCTGTTATTATTCCTACTGCATCTGCTATTAAACCTGCTGGTAACGCATGTCTGGTTTTTCTTATAGAAACTGCACCAAAGTATACTGCAAGCACATAAAATGTAGTCTCAGTGGAACCCATCATAATAGAAGCCATTCTACCTATAATAGAATCTGGCCCATGTGCCTCAAATAAACTATTCATTACTCCTGAAGCTCCTCCTCCGGATAGTGGTCTCATAAGTGCCATGGGTAATATATCTCCTGGCATTCCTATAAGTTTAGTTACTGGGCTTAATGCTTTTGTGAATAACTCCATTGCTCCTGATGCTCTAAATATCCCTATTGCTACAAGCATTGCTACTAAGTAAGGTATTATTTTAATTGCAGTAGAAAAACCTTCTTTTGCCCCTTCAGTAAACGATTCATATACTTTTACTTTTCTAAAAAAGCCATAGGTTGGTATAAAAAGTAAAATAAATGGTATTGCATATATAGAAATTGTCTCTATTACTTTAACAAACATATGTATTCCCCCAATTATTTAGTTTTCACTATATTCTTCTTTTTCATTGGATTTGTAGATGAAAATACAGGTAATTTTGATAGTGTCTTAACTGCTATTATGGCAGCTATAGTTGATGCAAGTGTGGCAATTATAACTGGACCTATTATTTCAGTTGGATTAGCAGACCCTGCTGCTGCTCTATATGCTATTACTGTTGCTGGAATAAGTGTCACACTTGAAGTATTTATGGCTAAAAATGTACACATTGCATTAGAAGCTGTATCTTTGTCTTCATTAATTTTATTTAATTCAGTCATAGCTTTAAGTCCTAGAGGTGTTGCAGCATTTCCAAGCCCCAATACATTTGCTGCCATATTCATTATCATAGCACCCATTGCAGGATGGTCATCTGGTACTTCTGGGAATAATCTTATCATTATAGGGCGAAGTGCCTTTCCTAAAAGTTGTACAAGTCCTGCCTCTTCTGCTATTTTCATGATACCAAGCCAAAGTGCCATAACTCCAACAAGCCCTATTGCTAGTTCTACTGCAAGTTCTGCATTATCAATTGCAGCTTGGGTTACAGCTTCTATATTTCCAGTGACTGTAGCTACTATAATTCCTATTATTATAAATAAAAACCAAATAATATTTATCAAAGTTTACACTCTCCTTATTTCAAGTTTTTAAATTCTTTTGGCAATCTTTCTCCCCTTAATAAATCTTCATAGCTTTGTCTTTCTACTATTATTTCAGATTCTCCATCTTTTACTAATACAACTGCTGGTCTAATATTTTTATTATAATTACTTGCCATTGAAAAGTTATATGCTCCAGTACTATAAACAGCTAATATATCTCCTGGAGTAATTTTTGGTACATCTAAATCCTCTATAAGTATATCCCCTGATTCACAACATTTGCCTGAAATAGTAACTTTATATTTTTTTTCTTGATCTATTTTATTTGCTATCTCACCAAAGTACTTTGCTCCATATAATGAAGGTCTTGGATTATCAGTCATTCCACCATCTATAGCTGCATATGTTCTAATTCCTGAGATTTCTTTTATATTCCCTATTGTATATAAAGTAGTGCCAGCATGCGCTACTATCCACCTTCCAGGTTCAATGCTTACTTTTGGAATAATTAATTTATATTCATTACAATTTTTATATACTCTTTCCATTATAGATTCTATAAAATATTCTAATGGTTTTTCTATTTCTTTTTTCTGATATGAAACCCCATATCCACCTCCAGTGTTTAATTCTTCAGTTGTAAAATTAATATCGTCTTTTAAAAATTTTATTAATTCAAACACTATATCTATTGCTTTTAAATATGTTATATTATCAAATAATTGTGATCCTAAATGAAAATGAAATCCTTTTAAATTAATATTATTAGAATCTAAAGCTACTTTTACTGCTTCTAATATTGTATCTATTTCAAGTGGGATACCAAATTTAGAATCTTTTCTTCCAGTATCAATATGTTTATGAGTAATACTTGTAACTCCCGGAGTTAATCTAAATAATATATTTGTTTTTTTATGAAGTTCACTTGATATTTCTTCTATCAATTTTAATTCATATATATTATCAACAATTATTCTGCTTATGTTATTTTCTATAGCTAAGCTTAATTCCTCATAGGATTTATTATTTCCATGAAATAGTATATTCGAAGTAGGAAATTCTGCTTTTAATGCTGTATATAATTCACCTCCTGATACAACATCAAGTCCTAGCCCTTGTTTCTCTATTATTTTACACATGGCCATAGTTAAAAAAGCTTTACTTGCATAAAACGCACTCGTATTTTCAAATTTATTTGAAAAAACATCTTTTATTTTTATACATCTTTCTTCTATTTTTCTTTGAGATAGAATATATAGTGGAGTTCCATACTTTTTTGCTAAAGATATAGAATTACATCCTTCAATATATAAATACTTTTGTTTATTATCTGTTTTCATTTTATTCTCCTTATAAGTAAAATTATCTTTTATACATATTGTATTTGTTATATTATCTAGTTATTCATGTTTTAAAAATATCACTTTGATTTTTGGTAACAAAAAAACACTTGTAAATTTCCACAAGTGTTTTTTGCTTATTTTTATTCTGATACCTTTTTAATATCTGCTCCTATAGCTTTTAATTTATCTACTATATTTTCATATCCTCTCTCTACATGTCTTATATTATGAACTTCAGTTTCACCATCAGCCATAAGCCCTGCTATAACACATGCTGCTCCAGCTCTTAAATCTGTAGCTGTTATCTTAGTACTACTTAAAGGGGTAGCTCCTCTTATTATAGCTGTTCTTCCATCTACTTTTATATTAGCACCCATTCTCTTTAATTCATCTACATATTTAAATCTGCCTTCAAATATACTTTCTGTTACTATACTTGTTCCATTAGCTTTTGTAAGTAAAACAGATAGTGGTTGTTGAAGGTCTGTAGGGAAACCTGGATATGGTAATGTTTTTATATTTATACTATTTAATTTCTTGTTTCCTCTAACTCTTATTGAATCATCATATTCTGTTATCTCTACACCTAACTCCTTAAGTTTAGCAGTAATCGATTCTAAATGCTTTGGTATTACATTTTTAACAACAACATCTCCTTCTGTTGCAGCTGCTGCAACTAGATAAGTTCCTGCTTCTATCTGATCTGGAATAACACTATATGTGCAACCATGAAGTTCTTTAACTCCATTT
It encodes the following:
- a CDS encoding CxxH/CxxC protein, which translates into the protein MYVVCNEHLTEAIDDFVDVYEQPPDIYELDSVSFTDWITPSRCDKCDKLPKFLVV
- the htrA gene encoding serine protease HtrA — encoded protein: MSDEYNNNEHNNDEYTNEEYNNEIKEEKRQWHSPMGPTKEKQVVYKEKKSKGGFFSYMLVALVAALIGGFVVAYVAPTYLYGNIIPYPETNDGNTNKTGNETIKINTKDDINTVSAVAKKAMDSVVGITTTTTQQNFFGNEVPLQGVGSGVIVDSNGYILTNSHVIDGGNADKITVQFADGSKTNANVLWQDSTLDLAIIKVNETNLPAAELGNSDDLIVGEQAIAIGNPLGLQFQRTVTSGVISGLDRTISSENVMMENLIQTDASINPGNSGGALLNSEGKVIGINTAKIQSAEGLGFSVPINIAKPIIEQVLSDGEFKMAFIGINGLEVDKYEKALGLDIQAEKGFVVIEVVPNSPASKSGLQQNDVLTKIGDTEITGFSTLRKALYNYKPGDSAEMEIIRNGKTEKINIKFDKAPDE
- a CDS encoding MBL fold metallo-hydrolase — translated: MSLRFCSIASGSSGNCQYVETDKTNIIIDAGLSGKKIQNGLLSIGADPTKLNGILVTHEHKDHIKGVGILSRRFNIPIYANNNTWEAMKEYLGKLDEQNIRIIGSNNSFEIGDINIDSFSTSHDAADSLGYSLNHKNKKVSIVTDTGIITENIKSKIKDSNLLMLESNHDIQMLKIGSYPYYLKKRILSQDGHLSNEDAGNLISELFLDKFQRIFLGHLSRENNFPELAYQTVVNIMTEKGIKLNKDIQLQVADRHDPTELCIV
- a CDS encoding M20 metallopeptidase family protein, yielding MNNIIKKSQDIKDWLISVRRDFHMYPELGIEEYRTMNKICNILEELNIEYKNEVADTGVVGIIRGNHKGKTIALRADMDALPIFERNNVEYKSKIDGKMHACGHDAHMTILLGVAKILVEMKEEIKGNIKLIFQPAEETIGGAERMIKEGIMENPKVDAVFGLHMAPEIPVGKIGIKYGKMNASSDTLNIQIFGESTHGAYPHSGVDSIVIASQVINALQTIVSRKVSPIDSAVISIGQINGGTAHNIISNSVNMKGTLRTLSPKTRDVALTNIKDIVENIPKTMGGKGKFIREEGYMSLINSDNMVNLVRESVNQLLGEKNVITIDSPSLGVEDFSYFLKDTDGAFFRLGCRNEKKDIIYDGHSDRFNIDENSLPIGVAIQVLNVIKFLK
- a CDS encoding S66 peptidase family protein, producing the protein MIKPKALKKGDTIGLVAPASYALKKDINKSINFLKGLGFKVKLANNIYSKYYCFAGEDDDRARGINTMFKDKEVDAIFCIRGGYGVHRILEKIDYEMIKQNPKIFMGYSDITALHIAINNNSNLITFHGPMTVSDMKDGLDDFSFKSLEEILITGKDEMEIINPKDEKIKMLSKGKSSGILTGGNLALLTGTIGTPYEIYTEDKILFIEDIGEYTFKVDRMLRQIKLAGKLDGLKGVILGDFNNCIKEDEGDQSLMEVFEEMLSPLDIPIVYNIKSGHCTPNITLPLGAKIEIDANNLKLKIIEQVISHE
- a CDS encoding spore maturation protein, with the protein product MFVKVIETISIYAIPFILLFIPTYGFFRKVKVYESFTEGAKEGFSTAIKIIPYLVAMLVAIGIFRASGAMELFTKALSPVTKLIGMPGDILPMALMRPLSGGGASGVMNSLFEAHGPDSIIGRMASIMMGSTETTFYVLAVYFGAVSIRKTRHALPAGLIADAVGIITAVLVTNLMF
- a CDS encoding nucleoside recognition domain-containing protein; protein product: MINIIWFLFIIIGIIVATVTGNIEAVTQAAIDNAELAVELAIGLVGVMALWLGIMKIAEEAGLVQLLGKALRPIMIRLFPEVPDDHPAMGAMIMNMAANVLGLGNAATPLGLKAMTELNKINEDKDTASNAMCTFLAINTSSVTLIPATVIAYRAAAGSANPTEIIGPVIIATLASTIAAIIAVKTLSKLPVFSSTNPMKKKNIVKTK
- the lysA gene encoding diaminopimelate decarboxylase, which produces MKTDNKQKYLYIEGCNSISLAKKYGTPLYILSQRKIEERCIKIKDVFSNKFENTSAFYASKAFLTMAMCKIIEKQGLGLDVVSGGELYTALKAEFPTSNILFHGNNKSYEELSLAIENNISRIIVDNIYELKLIEEISSELHKKTNILFRLTPGVTSITHKHIDTGRKDSKFGIPLEIDTILEAVKVALDSNNINLKGFHFHLGSQLFDNITYLKAIDIVFELIKFLKDDINFTTEELNTGGGYGVSYQKKEIEKPLEYFIESIMERVYKNCNEYKLIIPKVSIEPGRWIVAHAGTTLYTIGNIKEISGIRTYAAIDGGMTDNPRPSLYGAKYFGEIANKIDQEKKYKVTISGKCCESGDILIEDLDVPKITPGDILAVYSTGAYNFSMASNYNKNIRPAVVLVKDGESEIIVERQSYEDLLRGERLPKEFKNLK